From the Plodia interpunctella isolate USDA-ARS_2022_Savannah chromosome 5, ilPloInte3.2, whole genome shotgun sequence genome, one window contains:
- the LOC128669923 gene encoding uncharacterized protein LOC128669923, producing MDLSDFENLDEEVKELLQNYKHKKATAYEPCTLKNFKECLIGLSEELGLLNIDFIFNPYLDIENNTLQPESLMKLINSVWVLLHHYKNTAAKAESLAEQHHLLEHSNKQLNGNVKQLKEKLCLEKNESRACVASAQRISDRSDDLLHRLAETRMQLTKVTKQKETAEKAFRNEITKLKRENEKLMDRLRIRPDTRASCTDVCDSTLMQLRERDRKHRAVIAQLQSNNQELLREVLALKEEIILSGVQGFKLDSSKKSK from the exons ATGGATCTAAGCGATTTCGAAAATTTGGATGAAGAAGTAAAGGAACTTTTGCAAaactataaacataaaaaagcaACAGCTTATGAGCCGTGTACACTAAAAAACTTTAAAGAGTGCTTGATTGGGCTAAGTGAG GAGTTAGgcttattaaatattgactTTATCTTCAACCCTTACCTTGACATTGAGAACAACACATTGCAACCTGAATCACTAATGAAGCTCATCAACTCTGTGTGGGTGCTGTTGCATCATTACAAAAACACAGCAGCAAAAGCAGAAAGTTTAGCAGAGCAACATCATCTTTTGGAACATAGTAATAAACAGCTGAAT ggAAATGTAAAGCAGctcaaagaaaaattatgCTTAGAGAAGAATGAATCAAGGGCTTGTGTGGCGTCAGCACAAAGGATTTCTGACCGTTCTGATGACCTACTTCATAGATTAGCAGAGACACGCATGCAGCTGACAAAGGTCACCAAGCAAAAAGAGACTGCAGAAAAAGCATTCCGTAATGAAATAACAAAGCTTAAGAGAGAAAATGAGAAATTGATGGATAGATTAAGAATTAGACCAG ATACAAGGGCATCATGCACTGACGTGTGTGATAGCACACTGATGCAGTTAAGGGAGCGAGACAGGAAGCATCGCGCTGTGATCGCTCAACTACAAAGCAACAACCAGGAGCTGCTCAGAGAAGTACTAGCTCTAAAGGAGGAAATCATTCTCAGCGGTGTCCAGGGTTTCAAACTTGACAGCAGCAAGAAATCAAAATAG